Genomic segment of Zingiber officinale cultivar Zhangliang chromosome 11B, Zo_v1.1, whole genome shotgun sequence:
ttggttaacctagagttatttaaggaaataaatattagctttccttaaaaggctttgcctaggcggtggtggttgctcccatatccaagaaggtcatgtgcctcgccatgcagtcctggaagccaattttagaaattaatatttatggaattaataacctaggtagatttgaatcaatagtgttaagttccacttgcgatttaaatataaaccattaagaacagataagttaaatttggaatcaatgatgttaagttccgtctgtgattccttatttaacttctaatgaacacaataggttatttaaggaaaggttcgacacttgtacaaaaatttttgtacagtggaaccggtacgttttcctaggtttaaccaacaggAGTAACAACTGAACAAACCATGCAAGAGGCAAATGCGGAATGAGCCGGAGGAATCGAGCGACTGAGCCGGAGGAGTCAAGCGACTAAGTTGGAGGAGTTGAGCGACTGAGCCGGAGGTAGGAGGAATCGAGTAACTAAGCTAGAGGAGTCAGTGATCACTTTGACCTACACTTTTGCCTGACTATTGACCCCGACCTTTGACCTGATCATGTCATATGTGGGTTCCTATATTCCCGCATCatcaatatttttatattattagaCTCAATTCAATTTGTTTGCATCCCTAATCATGACCTAGTGGGGATACCTAGGATTTTGATAGAGATGGCAATTATATGCTAACTTCTTATTACAATCCCGAGTCATTTTGTTAGCCCGCAAAAGACTTTGTGACCGACATATTTGGATATGAAGCAAGAAtactaatttatttaaaaaaaatagaagatagTTAAAAGAGGTTGCCTATCTTTGATATGATTAAGGAGATATTCTAAAAATTATCAGCTTTATGATGTGAAATATTTCCCAGATTATAAGAAGAAATATTCTAACACTCATTTCATGTTAGTGAAATAATATCAGTCTCTTCAGAATGGTACGATAGTTAAGATATGGAATATTATTATATGAGATCTTCGGATTAAAACTCAACGTGTTCGAACATACCTTCCCTaatgcactaatggctagtatcCACCCGTGATTTATCTCATCTGTATTATTCTAGAAATGGGTTGACAGAAGCGCTAGGATgaacgaatcgccttttgccacatgttaATGAAATAATATCAAACATTCTCAGGTTGCTTAACTTAAGAATTATATTGATTAGGAacattaaaaattaatcaatcaCAACAAAAATCCATACTAGTTAACATTCTAATTTAACTCTGTATGCATATACATACAGAATAAAAAGCCCATAACAGTTTGGTTAGATTCTCATAATCTAGACAGATTCAAaccaaaatcaaatttaaaaaaaaaaatcaggttgaatcaattcaatttattGATTTTGGACCATAGATTCCACCTCTACTTGTGATTATTGCAAACTTACTTGTAGATAGACAGACCTTTATTCACTGGATGAAATAAAGCTGTGGTACGTAATCGTACATTATTTTTTCTCTAATTCAATGTACGCTCAGTATGATCCTGTCATACTGAATTGTGTTCCATGCTTATGGACGAATTGTTATCATAATCCAGCAACATAGTGTCACTCCAGTTGATTTTAAGAACAACAACTATGATTATATCACACAATAACTTGTCATAGCTTGGAATTCTGGTTCTGCGCTAGATCCAGAAACATCTTGTATTTTTTGCTTTATCATGTCATCAAATTATCACTTAAAAAGTACAATGTATTAGCTATTTTGCTTTTCTTACTATAGCTTTAAGATACTGCAGAATGCTCTATGCAACTTGCATATGTTCTTCTGTTGGTTCATGCATAAGCATGCTTATCACCCCTACGACATATACAGTATCAGCTATGGTATATGTCAGAGAGAGAATTATGCCCTGCGTTATCCAACAACATTGTTTTTAGCTTCTACTAATTTGTTATTCTGATGATTAGCAGTAGCTATAGCACCCTGCTTCCAAAATTCCCTATTCTTTGAGATCTACTGTGTATTTTCCTTGAGAGATTAAAGTACCTTTCTTTTGCTTGAGCAGCTACAATGCCAAGTATTTTAGCTTTCCAAGCTCTTTAACCTCAATCGCAGGAGCTAATTGTCTTATTAGCAATGCTTTCTCATCACCATTTTCTGTCTCAATAATATCATCCACATGTATACAAAATGGTTAGTGTCCCTTTTTGGATGCTTAATAAATAGTGCATGCTCACCTAGACTTTGGCTATAGTCAATCATCAACTTGGCTATGTCAAATGCATCATTGAAGTAGAGCCCAATAGCCCATCCAGAAAGGCAGGCAAAGGTAGTAAGATGTGAAGAATAATTACCTTAGCTATAGGAGCAAATGCCTCTTCGTGGCTCGACACAGGTAAaattatcaattttaaaattgattttcataGAGGCCAGGGATTTCCAGAGCAGCAAGCTTGTAATCGGCATCTAACAAATTGTTCATCACATTCGTTCCCTGATTGAAGTTGGCTGCGAATTGGAACCGCAAGGTAATTAAATGCAGAAGACCAAAAATTAATCCATTGAACGATTTCATTCATGAAATACTACTTTATTATTGGTTCACAAACTATAGCGAATTGGAAACACAAGGTAATTAAATGCATTACAAACTATAGGAAACAACTCAAGGCCACTTTATTATTGGTTCAAAGGCCAGTCTTCGATCCCTCTAAGCAGAACTCTTCAACAAGAGTTTTTCCAAACAGGTTCTGAATTTGGAGCTCTTCTTTTAGTAGATAGAGACAGATTTGATGTTCCAACATCAGAGAGATTTTGCTGTTGTGATTATGTTTTCTGCAGTTATACCAAATTCCTTGTATATTCTCCCAGCAGGAGCACTCGCACCAAACCTGTCAATCCCGATTGCCTTGCCCTTACTTCCAACAAATTTTTCCCACCCAAGAGTGACACCTGCTTCAATGCTAATCCTAGCCGTCACAGCAGCAGGAAGGACACTCTCCTTGTATTCATCTGATTGCTCGTCGAAAAGCTCCCAGGAAACAAGAGATACTACTCGAACTGTCTTCCCCTCCTTTCTTAGCTCCTCAGCAGCCTTGGCAGCTATTTCCAGTTCTGAACCAGTGCCTATCAAAATGAGATCAGGATTGTTTCTGGATGAATTATCTGAAATAATGTATCCCCCCTTCTCAACTCCTTCAACTGAGGTTCCTGGAAGCTGAGGAAGCTTCTGTCGGGACAGAGCAAGGACCGATGGCCTCTTTCTATTGAGCACTGCAACTTTGTATGCTCCAGCAGTCTCATTTCCATCAGCTGGCCGAAGCATCAGAATGTTTGGCATGACACGAAAACTTAAGAAATGCTCAATTGGCTGATGGGTAGGTCCATCTTCTCCAAGTCCAATGGAATCGTGTGTCATGACATAAATAACTCCTCCTCCAGACAAGGCTGAGATCCTCATGGCAGCTCTCATGTAGTCAGTGAAGACAAAGAAAGTGGCACAATATGGGATAAGGCCAAAGCTGTGGTGAGCAATGCCATTACAGATGGCACCCATCCCATGTTCTCTAACACCAAACCGAAGATTCCGTTCCTCAGGAGTTTCCTTCAGAAAGTTTCCAAACATTTTCAATAATGTCATATTAGAAGATGCAAGATCGGCACTACCACCAAGAAGACCTGGGAGTACTTTGGCAAGTGCATTCAGGCAATGCTGTGAAAGATTTCTAGTAGCATCTGCAGGACTTCCTGGTGTGTATGTctggaaaagaagaaaaaatggcAATAACACCTGATGTAACTACACAGATGATGTTAATGTAAAAGTGCCAAAATGAAGAGATAATAAGAAATTCACCGGAAGAGCTTTCTCCCAGCTATTAGGCAATTCCCCTGACATGATACTTTTCAGCTCAGCAGCTTCATCCTTGTATTTTTTCTCATACTCTGCAAACTTGGAATTCCATTCAGCTTCCAGAGCAGCACCTTGTACAACATGTCGGCTCCAATGACTGCAATGAAATCAAGACCCCTTTCTTCATTTGATTATATTTTCTCTATTTGTTAgctaaagagaaatttttttttttttactaacttCTTCACATCCTCAGGTACATGGAATGGCTCGTGTGCCCATCCAAGGTTTAGTCTAGTGGCATCAACCTCCTTAGAACCTAACGCACTTCCATGCACGCTGTATGTATTTGCCTTGTTTGGTGATCCATAACCTATGGTGGTAGTGAGCTGCACAAACACAACATCTCATTAGTCATGACTTTGATGCAATCTTAAATATTCATCTCCAAAATTTAAGCTCCTTAAGCAATAGACATGCAACCTTTATGAGTGTTGGTTTGTCTTTGACGGCCTTTGCTTCCTTGATGGCAGCACGAATATCATCATAGCCAGTATTACCCGTCTTGACCCAAATGGTATGCCAACCCAATGCCTCAAAACGAGCAGTTACATCTTCTGTAAAAGCTATATTTGTGTTTCCATCAATTGAAATGTGGTTGTCATCGTACAATGCAATAAGTTTCCCAAGACCCCAATGTCCAGCAAGAGAACAAGCTTCATTTGAAATTCCTTCCATTTGGCATCCATCCCCAAGAATAACATACCTACACCATCAGAATATCAGGTGAATCATAGGAATAAACTAAAAATTCCAAATTATCAAACACAGAATGAAGAGTGAAAGAGATCAATTACGTGTAATGGTCAACAATCTCACGGTCAGGCTTATTGAAACGAGCAGCTAGATGTTTCTCAGCAAGTGCCAAACCGATGGCATTTGCAATACCTTGACCTAGAGGGCCTGCATAATTTCATGCCAATCAATCATGTTAGCAAGGAATCAAGACATCAACTCCTTATCAAAAGAAAAACCTAAGTTTATCAGTTCAAGTGGCAAAACCAGTAGTGACTTCGATTCCAGGTGTTTCAAAGTTTTCAGGATGACCAGGAGTTCTGCTTCCCCACTGCCGGAATTCCTTTATGTCTTCAATCTAGAGCAGATCATTGTATCAAAATCATGTGATATATCCCACATTATTCAGTAGAGGAAAAAAGAAATGAACTAATAATTTCCTTGTACAGAAAAATATCCCAGTTTTGAAACACACTATTCGAATATTAGTAGTGTAACTGTTGGCTACACTTATCCTGAAGCAAGCTAGGCTCTATATATGTCATGGAAGATGAAGCTAACCAAGAAAAAACAATGGTTTAGGAAAGAATGTATGTTCAGGCAGGACGATAGTTTTCAGATGACCCAAAATTAGTCCATCATAGAAAGGTCCAAACAATCATAAAGAAAATAGAGGGGGAATGCAAATTTCAGATGAGTCTACAAAAAGTTGCCGATCAAAATTCAAACTATAAAACATACAAGATGAACGATTACAAACACCAGAAACACAAAAGGGATAAATTACGTAATAAATATAAAAGATATAAATTCAACTGATCCATGTGAGATCTCTCTGCCATCGCTAAACATCAAGCCAAAGTTGAAAATTCATTCAAGATAAAAGAGGGGGAAAGAAACAACTAAATTCATGTCCTTTTCCGGGGATGGTCCGACGTGACAGAAAATAGCACATCAAGTTTGCCACCTTTCCATCGGATCAAGTTAGCAAGACCCAAATTAAGCATTTAAAAAGACTCAAGGCCTCACCGTGACGCTGTCGTAGCCTGCGAGATGAAGAAGGGCATAGTGGAGCATGCATCCATGACCGGCGGAAAGCACGAAGCGATCGCGGTTGAACCAATAGGGGTTCTTGGGGTTATACTTCATGATCTCGTCGTACAAGATGTGCCCCATGGGAGCACACCCCATGGGGAGTCCTGGGTGGCCCGAGTTGGCCTTCTCGACGGCATCGACGGCGAGGAAGCGGATCGTGTTGATAGACTTCTCGACCAGGGTCTCCGAGGCGGCCGTCTCGAATGCCTCCACTGCAGAAGCCCTGAGAGGATCCATGCCCCCATTCGAACGCACCGACTGTCTGCAGCGGAGAAGACGAAGTGTCGACGGAGATGACCTAAGGGAGCGGTTAGCAAGCGAGCTGAGAGTGACCCCCAGGATGAGGCGATCAGAGGATCGGGAGCCATGAGAGGAGACGGAAAGTCTGACCAGGGGCTGGGCAGCGGCGGGGGCAACTGTGGAGGCGGCGGCTGCCATATTGATCTCACCGACTACGAATTCTTCGATAATCTTTGACAATAATTAGAGTGGAACGACGACGAACAAGTATTTATCATTAACCAATTAATCATAGTAATTATTGAAGTGCCGattctattaaaatttattttatatttcaaattattttattatgaaatattaaatggataaaaatttaaaacgatgtttattatttttatattatcaaAAGGACTTGCTATGTTTAGAAAAGTTAAACGGTAATTTACAAAATCACGTATTTAGTTTCAAATCGGGTAGGTGTTTTGGAAATATTTAAATTGCGTAGGTTTCTAGTGAGATTCTTATTTTTCCCTTGATATCCTGACGTGAGTCCGAATCAAGAATTTAAGAGGAGTCTAAGGCAGGTACCTAATCATTTATTTTCgcataaaaaaaatcttaacacCTCCTCGCTCTCGCTTCATTGGCGAAACAGAAAACCCTAGCACCCATATGTGAAAACGACATCAAAGACAACTTTTACTTCATCGGACTAGGTCCATTTAGTGCTAATCGACACTTTTACTATGCGAGTTCAAGTCTCATCGACAAAACCTTGCGTTGGGCGTTGCAGACATTACAGATTTTGCAACGTTCGGAAGTGAAAGATATGATCGATTCACCTCCCTTCAATTAGTCTTAATGAATTGTCATTAGAGCATCGGTTACAAATTGATGAATGCTTCCTATATATATTCCTTACATCCAAGAACAATCGGGTGAGCAAGCAAAAACAACGCTGATGCAAGGTGTAAGGAAGAACATAGGTAAAAGGGTGGGATTTGGTTGTGACACATCCAAGAAAGTTCTGAGATGATGATCTTCTTGGTGATAGTGAGCATCACAGCGACAAGCATCTTCTCTAGCGTCTTCTTTGAGTCTCTTCTCCAAGGAACACTGTAAGTTGATTTCGTTTCGTACGAATTGTTTATTACAAGtaacattggtatcagagtgtaTTGCTCTGAAGAGGAGAAATCCCTTCGACGATCGATGATCATATTATGGCCTTTGCTGTGTAGTCGCGCTGAAAAAGAAGGGACTACTCAGTTGTTTCTCTCTGTCGTCGGGACTGACGCAAGTACCGACAAAGGGGTTGATGATTGGTGTTTGTGGCCGGCGAGCGCCTGCTACCGTGTTGAAAAGCCGACGATTGGTGGCCACCATGTTCATTGTGGCTTCGCTACTATGAAAATGATGAAGAAACGtaatattttgagaatttttttcatTGTattaaatcaaaaagaaaaataaattcacTCCTATAAACATGTGCTGATTAAATTAAAGATGAAGTTCTATGGACTCGTCTCATTGGGTTGGGCCAAGCAAATCCCAATctagtttaaattattagttggtttaactagatcagtttgattcaataataccTAAGTCTGGTTCAGATCATTGGTTGGTTTAACTAGATcagtttgattcaataataccTAGGTTTGATTCAGATCATTGGTTGATTTAACTATAtcaatttattattgaattaattggatgATTTGATTACATGAATTAGGCTAATCAAATCAGACCGAATTTGTTCTAATAGGTTAAAATTTGATGAAATGGGTTAAATATAAACAAGAACAAACATAGATAAGTCATTACTGtacaattagattagttcttattGGAAAAGGACCGACTACAGGAGATGGTCACCAGATCCAATAAGTTAGTTAACTGGAACTccttaaataaagaaaatatgtttttcttatttgcttatgcATTATGTATATTACTCCATACATATATGAGAATTGAATTTGACCAGTTTTGTTACTGGTTTGTCTGTTTTGTACtaacattattattttcaatttcagATACCACAGACAATATACACGATGACTAgtcgctatgaacgacaacatAAGCTTTGGGAGAAGATCTAGGAGCTTGATTATGACCTGGTTCACGGAGTTGGATGACTATTGGTTGGCTCGATCAGATATTTTGAAAACACGAACAAGAAGAGTTTCCCGTCCTGGACTAACACAGAAGATGAGTTTTGATTCAATCACTATTGTGACATCTTAGAGATATAACACACCAACTAATGGATCACTCTGAAGGGCACATCTCATATTCAAAGATGTGTAAGGATTTACTTCATTTGGTatctgatccggcggttagaacaggggacccccattctgaggggtcaatgtcACGTGgtagtcaaaaggccaggtggctgaccggagaaggatggg
This window contains:
- the LOC122034272 gene encoding transketolase, chloroplastic-like, with protein sequence MAAAASTVAPAAAQPLVRLSVSSHGSRSSDRLILGVTLSSLANRSLRSSPSTLRLLRCRQSVRSNGGMDPLRASAVEAFETAASETLVEKSINTIRFLAVDAVEKANSGHPGLPMGCAPMGHILYDEIMKYNPKNPYWFNRDRFVLSAGHGCMLHYALLHLAGYDSVTIEDIKEFRQWGSRTPGHPENFETPGIEVTTGPLGQGIANAIGLALAEKHLAARFNKPDREIVDHYTYVILGDGCQMEGISNEACSLAGHWGLGKLIALYDDNHISIDGNTNIAFTEDVTARFEALGWHTIWVKTGNTGYDDIRAAIKEAKAVKDKPTLIKLTTTIGYGSPNKANTYSVHGSALGSKEVDATRLNLGWAHEPFHVPEDVKNHWSRHVVQGAALEAEWNSKFAEYEKKYKDEAAELKSIMSGELPNSWEKALPTYTPGSPADATRNLSQHCLNALAKVLPGLLGGSADLASSNMTLLKMFGNFLKETPEERNLRFGVREHGMGAICNGIAHHSFGLIPYCATFFVFTDYMRAAMRISALSGGGVIYVMTHDSIGLGEDGPTHQPIEHFLSFRVMPNILMLRPADGNETAGAYKVAVLNRKRPSVLALSRQKLPQLPGTSVEGVEKGGYIISDNSSRNNPDLILIGTGSELEIAAKAAEELRKEGKTVRVVSLVSWELFDEQSDEYKESVLPAAVTARISIEAGVTLGWEKFVGSKGKAIGIDRFGASAPAGRIYKEFGITAENIITTAKSL